A genomic region of Nostoc sp. UHCC 0702 contains the following coding sequences:
- a CDS encoding PAS domain S-box protein, which produces MQDITERKAATEALAQGNEELELRVKQRTAQLEQTAAELAYFSEEVKQQTAILQLILNSMGDGVIVADEKGKFLIFNPAAEDMFGTGFTDTTPDEWSATYGLFLPDALTPYSPADLPLAQAIRGFSVDGLEMFVRHSRHPEGIWTKINGRPLFDETGVLKGGVIVCRNVTGDKQAEETLRRSEAQLKDRTLQLEQTLRELQQTQAQLIQTEKMSSLGQLVAGVAHEINNPVNFIYGNLTHTHEYIKDLLNLVQLYQEYYPDPAPAVQEEILAIDFDFLSQDLPKMLSSMKVGAERIREIVLSLRNFSRLDEAEMKAVDIHEGLDNTLLILQNRLKAKPEYPGILLIKEYGNLPLVECYAGQLNQVFMNILTNAIDALDELKLRQDIKDIKNYRSTIRIRTELLNSEQVVIRIADNGVGMTEAVCHRLFDPFFTTKPVGQGTGLGMSISYSIVIEKHGGQLQCFSAPGQGAEFVIQIPIHRTKGVAYKCDRTPAFRVN; this is translated from the coding sequence ATGCAGGATATCACTGAACGCAAGGCAGCTACTGAAGCACTCGCTCAAGGCAATGAAGAGCTGGAACTTCGAGTCAAGCAACGGACAGCTCAATTAGAACAAACCGCCGCAGAGTTAGCTTATTTTTCAGAGGAGGTGAAGCAGCAAACCGCCATCTTGCAATTAATCCTCAACAGTATGGGTGACGGTGTGATCGTTGCCGATGAAAAGGGAAAGTTTTTAATCTTTAATCCGGCGGCAGAGGATATGTTTGGCACAGGTTTCACAGATACGACCCCCGATGAATGGTCTGCAACCTACGGGTTGTTTTTGCCCGATGCGCTGACTCCATACTCTCCTGCTGATTTACCTTTGGCGCAGGCAATTAGAGGCTTTTCGGTTGATGGTTTAGAAATGTTTGTTCGTCATTCTCGCCATCCAGAAGGTATATGGACAAAAATCAACGGTAGACCGCTGTTTGATGAGACTGGAGTGCTGAAGGGCGGTGTGATTGTTTGTCGCAATGTTACAGGTGATAAACAAGCTGAGGAAACTTTACGGCGGTCTGAAGCGCAGTTGAAAGACCGAACCCTTCAGTTAGAACAAACTCTGCGTGAACTTCAGCAAACCCAAGCTCAACTTATTCAAACTGAAAAAATGTCTTCATTAGGGCAATTAGTTGCGGGTGTGGCTCACGAGATTAACAACCCCGTTAACTTTATTTATGGCAATCTTACTCATACTCATGAATATATAAAAGATTTGCTCAACTTGGTGCAACTTTACCAGGAGTACTATCCTGATCCTGCACCAGCCGTTCAAGAAGAGATTTTGGCAATTGATTTTGATTTCCTTTCTCAAGATTTGCCTAAGATGCTGTCATCGATGAAAGTAGGAGCCGAGCGCATTCGCGAAATTGTTCTATCATTGCGGAACTTCTCGCGACTAGATGAGGCTGAGATGAAAGCTGTCGATATTCATGAAGGATTAGACAACACCCTGCTCATTCTACAAAATCGTTTAAAAGCTAAACCAGAATACCCAGGTATACTACTTATCAAAGAGTATGGCAACCTACCTTTAGTAGAATGCTACGCGGGACAACTGAACCAGGTATTTATGAATATCTTGACCAATGCAATTGATGCGTTAGATGAGTTGAAGCTAAGGCAAGATATCAAAGACATCAAAAATTATCGTAGTACTATCCGGATTCGTACTGAACTTTTAAACAGCGAGCAAGTAGTGATTAGGATTGCTGACAATGGCGTTGGAATGACTGAGGCTGTATGTCACCGACTGTTCGATCCGTTCTTTACAACCAAACCAGTCGGTCAGGGTACAGGACTGGGTATGTCCATTAGCTACTCTATAGTAATTGAGAAACATGGCGGTCAATTGCAATGCTTTTCAGCACCAGGTCAGGGTGCAGAGTTTGTGATCCAGATCCCCATTCACAGAACAAAGGGCGTGGCGTATAAATGCGATCGCACCCCTGCTTTTAGAGTGAACTAA
- a CDS encoding pentapeptide repeat-containing protein, with product MRKSCLSEVNLTNADLTGANLSLADLRGANFHFCNLSEANLTGAKLIESDLANALSYESGRKRSHPITQAMSDRVKSW from the coding sequence TTGCGTAAGTCCTGCTTAAGTGAAGTTAACCTCACTAATGCAGATTTAACAGGAGCTAATCTATCACTAGCAGACCTCAGAGGGGCAAATTTTCACTTTTGCAATTTGAGTGAGGCTAACCTAACAGGTGCTAAGTTAATTGAGAGTGACTTGGCTAATGCGCTCTCCTATGAGAGCGGAAGGAAGCGATCGCATCCCATAACGCAAGCAATGAGCGATCGCGTGAAATCCTGGTAA
- a CDS encoding transposase, whose translation MRFTKLNYCQYLLSSQINYTVTNLAEHLDQISHDKINRYLKNEKLTPRLLWDNVKDIVQVSDTAYLVFDDTVLDKRYATEIETSKRQYSGNQHGVIQGIGLINCIYVNHEEGKFWVVDYRIYDPDSDGKTKIDHVTEMLQNLVYHKVLPFQAVLMDSWYATNKLMLYIDGLGKYYYCPLKRNRLVDDTNCLENYKRIESLSWNEEELISGKIIKIKKFPQAKKVKLFRVTVSTDRTDFIATNDLSQDSTDVVQKVCKVRWKIEEFHRELKQLTGIESCQCRKGRIQRNHIACAILVWLRLKNLAYITGQTIYQIKHGLLSNYLVQQLKRPAVPMFIA comes from the coding sequence CACGAATTTGGCAGAGCATTTAGATCAGATCAGTCATGATAAAATTAACCGTTATCTCAAAAATGAAAAGTTAACACCTCGTTTGCTTTGGGATAATGTTAAAGATATCGTCCAAGTGAGTGATACTGCATATCTAGTTTTTGATGACACGGTGCTGGATAAACGATACGCCACAGAAATAGAGACAAGTAAACGACAATATAGTGGCAACCAACATGGTGTAATCCAGGGTATCGGCTTAATAAATTGTATATATGTCAATCATGAAGAAGGAAAATTTTGGGTGGTTGACTATCGTATTTATGACCCAGACTCAGATGGTAAAACTAAAATAGACCATGTAACAGAAATGCTGCAAAACCTTGTATATCATAAGGTTTTACCATTCCAAGCTGTGTTAATGGACAGTTGGTATGCCACAAATAAATTAATGTTATACATTGATGGCTTAGGAAAATATTATTATTGTCCTTTGAAACGTAATCGACTTGTAGATGATACTAATTGTCTTGAAAATTATAAAAGGATTGAATCATTATCTTGGAATGAGGAGGAGTTGATATCAGGTAAAATAATAAAAATAAAAAAGTTTCCTCAAGCTAAAAAAGTGAAACTATTCCGAGTAACTGTCTCGACCGACAGAACGGATTTTATCGCTACAAACGATTTATCTCAAGATTCTACGGATGTTGTACAAAAAGTGTGTAAGGTTCGATGGAAAATTGAAGAGTTTCACCGCGAATTAAAGCAATTGACTGGCATTGAATCATGTCAATGCCGTAAGGGTCGTATTCAAAGAAATCATATCGCCTGCGCTATTTTAGTCTGGCTTCGGCTCAAAAATTTAGCTTATATAACTGGTCAAACAATTTATCAAATTAAGCATGGACTACTATCTAATTATTTAGTTCAGCAACTAAAACGTCCGGCTGTTCCTATGTTTATCGCGTAG